The Terriglobia bacterium genome contains a region encoding:
- the fliP gene encoding flagellar type III secretion system pore protein FliP (The bacterial flagellar biogenesis protein FliP forms a type III secretion system (T3SS)-type pore required for flagellar assembly.) — protein sequence MSVALLVPAASVPTLSLNLGELAQPSGISTVVKIALVMTALAILPSVLILFTSFVRLIIVFHFLRQALGTQSVPPNQVLAGLALLLTFFVMTPVGQKVYDDAVAPYQAGQLGGEQALKLGLAPIKDWMLRNTRENDLLLFAGLAKIPRPATRADVPLRVVMPAFLISELKTGFQIGFLLFLPFLVIDLVVSSVLLSMGMMMLPPVMISFPFKILLFVMVDGWHLLVGSLVQSFR from the coding sequence ATGAGCGTCGCGCTGCTCGTGCCGGCCGCGTCCGTGCCGACGCTGTCCCTGAACCTGGGAGAGCTGGCCCAGCCCTCGGGAATCTCCACCGTGGTCAAGATCGCCCTGGTCATGACCGCGCTGGCGATCCTCCCGTCCGTGCTGATCCTGTTCACGTCGTTCGTCCGGCTGATCATCGTGTTCCACTTCCTGCGGCAGGCGCTCGGCACCCAGAGCGTGCCCCCGAACCAGGTCCTGGCCGGACTCGCGCTCCTGCTGACGTTCTTCGTCATGACGCCGGTCGGGCAGAAGGTCTACGACGACGCGGTCGCTCCGTACCAGGCGGGCCAGCTCGGCGGCGAGCAGGCCCTGAAGCTGGGGCTCGCCCCGATCAAGGACTGGATGCTCCGCAACACGCGGGAGAACGACCTTTTGCTGTTCGCCGGGCTCGCGAAGATCCCTCGCCCCGCGACGCGCGCGGACGTGCCGCTCAGGGTCGTGATGCCCGCGTTCCTGATCTCCGAGCTCAAGACCGGCTTCCAGATCGGCTTCCTCCTCTTCCTTCCGTTCCTGGTGATCGACCTCGTCGTCTCCTCGGTGCTGCTGTCGATGGGCATGATGATGCTGCCGCCGGTGATGATCTCGTTCCCCTTCAAGATCCTGCTCTTCGTCATGGTGGACGGCTGGCATCTCCTG